One window of Candidatus Nitrospira kreftii genomic DNA carries:
- a CDS encoding hypothetical protein (conserved exported protein of unknown function) — protein MDYPFRKFLSIFIVLCVLAIGGIAQAQSAEHAGHHAQHQAATHGTVLCSWMCAAGTVLDTEVVLIQSERSSVAIIPISYTIPIFSELPRISPSRAPPSFIA, from the coding sequence ATGGATTATCCGTTTCGCAAGTTCCTCTCGATTTTCATCGTGCTCTGTGTGCTCGCTATCGGCGGAATAGCCCAGGCACAATCTGCGGAACATGCCGGGCACCACGCTCAGCATCAAGCGGCTACACATGGGACCGTGCTCTGCTCCTGGATGTGTGCTGCCGGTACAGTGCTGGACACCGAAGTGGTACTGATCCAATCCGAGCGTAGCTCGGTTGCAATTATCCCGATTTCTTATACGATTCCTATCTTTTCCGAGCTGCCGAGAATCTCTCCGAGCCGAGCTCCACCGTCCTTCATCGCATAA
- a CDS encoding preprotein translocase subunit, ATPase yields the protein MVTQVLNLIFGSKNDREIKALRPIVDQINGLEASLTPLSDQALTDKTQDFKKRLEAGQTLDDILPEAFAVCREMSRRALNMRHFDVQLIGGMILHRGRIAEMKTGEGKTLVATLPIYLNALEGKGAHLVTVNDYLAKRDAQWMAQLYHALGLSTGVIQHDASFIYDPTYEAADKRLQYLRPCTRPEAYRADITYGTNNEYGFDYLRDNLVVTDLSQCVQRELNFAIVDEVDSILIDEARTPLIISGPTDQTTDLYYRINAIIPQLKAEQDYTIEEKTKTASLTEDGNARVEKLLGVDNLYDPAHMEMVHHVVKALQAYTLYKRDVDYVVKDGEVIIVDEFTGRLMPGRRWSDGLHQAVEAKEGVKIANENQTLASVTFQNYFRMYNKLSGMTGTADTEAAEFAKIYNLDVNVVPTNRQMIRQDYADVVYRTEKEKFLAIVEEIKECHERGQPVLVGTISIEKSEKLAGLLNRNGVKHNVLNAKQHEREAEIVAQAGRKGAVTIATNMAGRGTDILLGGNPEFMYRQVLYRDESIPESRKLEIFEEIRSDCEKNKQEVLTAGGLHILGTERHESRRIDNQLRGRAGRQGDPGTSRFYLSLEDDLMRIFASERVSQLMLKLGMEEGVPIEHGMVTRAIANAQKKVEAHNFEIRKQLLEYDDVMNKQREVIYRHRRAVLNGDNLTNDLHDMINSSVESTLNVYCPPDQYPEEWDVKGLTEVMQSQFGLDVTQGKDDGGDSLRDVGRDALLEDLRTHARDAYTKKEQELGPDLMRFLEKTFMLQVIDHHWKDHLLGMDHLRDGIGLRGYGQKDPLIEYKREGFDLFAGMMERIKSDTLDRLFHVQAVRHEGEQPAAPPQSILSRPQPRMTLNRGDEAVAAPAPAQRAENKVGRNDPCPCGSGKKYKKCHGS from the coding sequence ATGGTTACACAAGTACTCAATCTGATATTCGGCAGTAAAAACGACCGTGAAATCAAGGCCCTGCGTCCGATCGTGGACCAAATCAACGGGCTGGAAGCGAGTCTTACACCGCTTTCCGATCAAGCGCTGACCGACAAAACACAGGACTTCAAGAAGCGATTAGAGGCGGGTCAGACACTGGACGATATCCTGCCTGAAGCTTTCGCCGTGTGTCGGGAAATGTCGCGGCGCGCACTCAACATGCGACATTTCGATGTACAGCTGATCGGCGGTATGATTCTCCATCGTGGCCGCATTGCCGAGATGAAAACCGGGGAGGGGAAAACCCTGGTCGCGACGCTGCCCATCTATTTGAACGCGCTGGAAGGGAAAGGCGCCCATCTCGTCACGGTGAATGATTATCTCGCCAAACGAGACGCTCAATGGATGGCACAGCTGTATCATGCACTGGGTCTTTCCACGGGAGTCATCCAACATGACGCGTCATTCATCTACGACCCCACGTACGAGGCCGCCGATAAACGGCTGCAGTACCTGCGCCCCTGCACGAGACCTGAAGCCTATCGCGCCGACATTACGTACGGTACGAACAACGAGTACGGATTCGACTATCTCCGCGACAACTTGGTCGTCACGGATCTGAGTCAGTGTGTCCAGCGTGAGCTGAACTTCGCCATTGTCGACGAGGTCGACAGCATTTTGATCGACGAAGCCCGGACACCGCTGATCATCTCGGGTCCGACGGACCAGACCACCGACCTCTACTATCGAATCAACGCGATCATTCCTCAGCTCAAAGCCGAACAAGACTACACCATCGAAGAAAAGACCAAAACTGCGTCGCTGACCGAAGACGGCAACGCCCGCGTGGAAAAACTGCTCGGTGTAGACAATTTGTACGACCCAGCCCACATGGAGATGGTCCATCACGTGGTGAAGGCGCTGCAGGCCTACACACTCTATAAACGCGATGTGGACTACGTCGTCAAGGACGGCGAAGTCATCATCGTCGATGAGTTTACCGGGCGCTTGATGCCGGGTCGCCGCTGGAGCGACGGCTTACATCAGGCCGTCGAAGCTAAAGAAGGCGTCAAAATCGCGAACGAGAATCAGACGCTCGCCTCCGTGACCTTTCAGAATTACTTTCGCATGTATAACAAGCTCAGCGGCATGACCGGCACCGCCGATACCGAAGCCGCCGAGTTCGCGAAGATCTACAACCTCGATGTCAACGTCGTGCCGACCAATCGACAAATGATTCGGCAGGATTATGCCGATGTGGTGTACCGAACCGAGAAAGAGAAATTTTTGGCGATCGTCGAAGAGATCAAAGAGTGCCATGAGCGCGGGCAGCCGGTGCTCGTGGGCACCATCTCGATCGAAAAGTCAGAAAAACTCGCCGGGCTCTTGAATCGAAACGGTGTGAAGCACAATGTGCTCAATGCCAAGCAGCATGAGCGTGAAGCGGAAATCGTCGCGCAAGCGGGACGCAAGGGTGCTGTGACGATCGCGACAAACATGGCGGGCCGCGGCACCGACATCCTATTAGGCGGCAATCCTGAGTTTATGTACAGGCAGGTGCTCTATCGCGATGAGAGCATCCCGGAGTCACGCAAGCTGGAAATCTTCGAGGAAATTCGGTCGGATTGCGAGAAGAATAAGCAGGAGGTGCTCACGGCCGGTGGGCTTCACATTTTGGGCACGGAGCGTCACGAGAGTCGCCGGATCGACAATCAGCTTCGCGGACGAGCCGGACGCCAAGGCGATCCCGGCACGTCGCGATTTTACCTCTCGCTCGAAGACGACCTGATGCGGATCTTTGCCTCCGAACGAGTGTCTCAGTTGATGCTGAAGCTCGGCATGGAGGAAGGCGTTCCCATTGAACACGGCATGGTCACCCGCGCGATCGCGAACGCGCAAAAGAAGGTGGAAGCCCACAATTTTGAGATCCGCAAACAGCTCCTCGAATACGACGATGTCATGAACAAGCAGCGCGAAGTGATCTACCGTCACCGACGGGCCGTGCTGAACGGAGACAACCTCACCAACGACCTCCATGACATGATCAACAGTTCGGTGGAATCGACGCTGAATGTCTACTGCCCACCCGATCAGTATCCGGAAGAATGGGATGTCAAAGGACTGACCGAGGTCATGCAGAGTCAGTTCGGCTTGGATGTCACTCAGGGCAAAGACGACGGTGGAGATTCGCTGCGCGATGTTGGGCGAGATGCGCTGCTCGAAGACCTCCGAACCCATGCCCGAGATGCCTATACGAAAAAGGAACAAGAACTGGGGCCGGACTTGATGCGCTTTCTGGAGAAGACATTCATGTTGCAGGTGATCGACCACCACTGGAAGGATCACCTGCTGGGGATGGACCACCTACGGGACGGCATCGGTCTTCGCGGGTACGGCCAGAAAGATCCGTTGATCGAGTATAAACGCGAAGGTTTCGACCTCTTTGCCGGCATGATGGAACGTATCAAATCCGACACGCTCGACCGCCTGTTCCATGTCCAAGCCGTCCGCCATGAAGGAGAACAGCCGGCGGCTCCGCCCCAGTCCATCCTGTCACGTCCGCAGCCCAGAATGACGTTGAACCGAGGCGACGAAGCCGTAGCCGCACCTGCTCCGGCTCAACGGGCCGAGAACAAGGTCGGCCGCAACGATCCCTGCCCCTGTGGCAGCGGGAAGAAATACAAGAAGTGTCACGGTTCATGA
- a CDS encoding hypothetical protein (conserved exported protein of unknown function) — MEALKRRSYASCVTTGALGLALISLSACSSGESTPTTGTPAPGGSAGKTSALVFVNNTGDKTLTSVALKGDSGNAVVNTIDAAEFENVALGDMQFSSGDWLFLNLAAANKVATIDPLTAATPVHEANLQAGTRPVHLYRDKNDGEVIWIMNDGDNAQGSTTPGDDLVNCATQGGGSVTVIHNSHLGPGGTPPTLLGTTCLLADGHKVAAFAENKRVFVSSETGGEIAVLDGDETSANYRKMIARIDLCKSTKETTPCNDESATSLTTPFTPNTSGPHGIRWSNLTKKVYSIQEGYGEIAEIDPATLAITKTFDLAGTPYTSYGISPDGKYLLLRGETAAPQATKLGVIDLSAATPAIANLTTPEIDAALNGTSPGAFKFSPDSKRFYILAGNGATATKKDRLFAFDWSTLAPPALTLLREIPLVSTGGHGFDVLAQGAGAARYIAVSNAAPANSLTIINATDNQEKQTVPVGTNPAGVLVYESGAASAGNQSSN, encoded by the coding sequence ATGGAAGCTCTAAAGAGACGAAGCTATGCATCCTGTGTCACAACTGGCGCGTTAGGACTCGCGCTGATCAGCCTCTCGGCCTGTAGTTCGGGAGAGTCTACTCCCACCACGGGAACGCCGGCCCCTGGCGGCAGCGCGGGAAAGACGAGTGCCCTTGTGTTTGTGAATAATACAGGCGACAAGACGTTGACGAGCGTGGCATTGAAGGGAGATTCCGGCAACGCGGTGGTCAACACAATTGACGCGGCGGAGTTCGAGAACGTCGCACTCGGGGACATGCAGTTTTCAAGCGGAGACTGGCTTTTCCTGAATCTTGCAGCTGCGAATAAGGTGGCGACGATCGACCCGTTGACCGCTGCAACGCCAGTCCACGAGGCTAATCTCCAGGCTGGTACTAGACCGGTTCACCTCTATCGCGATAAGAACGATGGGGAGGTGATCTGGATCATGAACGATGGCGACAATGCCCAGGGCTCGACGACCCCCGGAGACGATTTGGTGAATTGTGCGACCCAAGGGGGGGGATCAGTCACTGTGATCCACAATTCTCACCTCGGCCCCGGCGGAACTCCTCCTACTCTGCTAGGAACAACTTGCCTCTTGGCTGATGGTCATAAGGTCGCAGCCTTTGCAGAGAATAAGCGGGTTTTCGTTTCCAGTGAAACGGGCGGTGAAATTGCAGTTCTTGACGGCGATGAAACCTCTGCCAACTATCGCAAGATGATTGCGCGGATTGATCTGTGCAAATCGACGAAAGAGACTACGCCTTGCAATGATGAGTCCGCTACCTCTCTTACAACCCCGTTCACTCCAAATACTTCTGGCCCCCACGGTATTCGCTGGTCAAACTTGACCAAGAAAGTCTACAGCATTCAAGAGGGCTATGGCGAAATCGCAGAGATCGACCCGGCAACATTGGCAATTACTAAAACATTTGACCTCGCCGGAACTCCCTACACCTCGTATGGTATTTCACCAGATGGGAAGTATCTCCTGCTCCGTGGCGAAACAGCCGCCCCGCAAGCAACCAAACTTGGGGTCATTGACCTGAGTGCTGCAACGCCGGCTATCGCCAACTTAACCACCCCAGAAATAGATGCGGCACTAAATGGGACTTCTCCTGGGGCCTTCAAGTTTTCTCCCGACTCGAAGCGGTTCTACATTCTAGCGGGGAACGGCGCGACGGCCACAAAGAAAGACCGGTTATTTGCGTTTGACTGGTCAACCCTGGCGCCACCTGCGCTCACGTTGTTGAGAGAAATTCCGTTAGTGTCGACCGGAGGACATGGTTTCGATGTGTTGGCTCAAGGAGCAGGAGCCGCTAGGTATATCGCTGTGT
- a CDS encoding hypothetical protein (conserved protein of unknown function) encodes MLRTIWSSVLSIGGVIGMVFSVLNPSQVEASCGSVSCFVVIGSQQQVPMKGLLTINAIYNFTPMEAPPGEGGRIPFASQGDRTLTLANLDVNRIETTTRTATLDLNYGLTERLGIQVAIPYKHVESDAQIGGLTPVPYSERGLGDIRATLKYNVLPTLRSMVVLGVGVDFPTGSYGRFAQGTTLAESTLQIGRGNFGVVPMIYQTYELIPHRVNQFASASYRHTFKNSDGYQFGDEVSGALGLNVIPLERTPWLVFTQQFNFRWMQNDAMDASLFLFNPGGGPILLDPTVRFRAIPTTGSTYVAYSPGIMVNVFNFASAYFIAQIPIHRDFNGNLEQQISYIFGVTKSFQLFGGGS; translated from the coding sequence ATGCTGCGTACGATCTGGTCCTCTGTTCTCTCCATCGGTGGTGTGATCGGAATGGTGTTCTCGGTGCTCAACCCATCCCAGGTGGAGGCGTCGTGCGGCTCGGTCAGTTGCTTTGTCGTGATTGGGTCTCAACAACAGGTGCCGATGAAGGGGCTGCTGACCATCAACGCCATCTACAACTTCACACCGATGGAGGCGCCTCCAGGTGAAGGTGGACGCATCCCCTTCGCCAGTCAGGGCGATAGGACCCTCACGCTGGCGAACTTGGATGTGAACCGAATCGAGACGACGACGCGCACCGCCACACTCGACCTCAACTACGGTCTGACCGAACGACTCGGTATCCAAGTGGCAATTCCTTACAAGCACGTCGAGTCGGACGCGCAGATCGGTGGTCTCACCCCGGTGCCCTACAGCGAGAGGGGGCTCGGCGACATTCGAGCGACACTGAAGTACAACGTGTTGCCCACTCTGCGGAGCATGGTCGTGTTAGGTGTGGGGGTCGATTTCCCAACAGGGAGCTACGGGCGGTTTGCCCAAGGAACCACCTTAGCTGAATCGACGCTCCAAATCGGACGTGGGAACTTCGGTGTGGTCCCGATGATCTATCAAACATATGAGCTAATCCCCCACCGGGTGAATCAGTTTGCATCGGCGAGCTATCGGCACACATTTAAGAATAGTGACGGCTATCAGTTCGGTGATGAAGTGAGCGGGGCGTTGGGGCTCAATGTGATTCCGCTTGAACGGACGCCATGGTTGGTCTTCACGCAGCAGTTTAATTTCCGATGGATGCAGAACGACGCGATGGACGCGTCACTGTTTCTGTTCAACCCGGGAGGAGGGCCGATTCTGCTCGATCCGACGGTGAGGTTTCGGGCAATACCGACTACCGGCTCAACCTATGTCGCCTATTCACCGGGCATTATGGTGAATGTGTTCAACTTCGCCTCAGCCTATTTCATCGCGCAAATTCCAATCCATCGTGACTTCAACGGCAATCTGGAGCAACAGATCAGCTACATCTTTGGGGTGACGAAGTCATTCCAACTGTTCGGTGGGGGATCTTAG
- a CDS encoding hypothetical protein (conserved protein of unknown function), protein MSAGHPELIAAIAAEITASGPIPFARFMELALYHPQFGYYMRAPEHMVERIGWRGDFYTSSDVHPILGQALAKQAEQIDQLLGQPDPFIVVEMGPGKGLLARHLLSACQKHFGSLFERLHYVLIERSPAMQALQRENVARWLDCPNRLIWVNDLEEVAPEGLNGLILSNELLDSFPVHRIQVTANGTEELWVDYQSGRFVECLRPLSSEALSKHVCRIRADWPEGYRTEINVHALSWMQQVARLINRGVVLTIDYGHTAQDLYRPDRKAGTFLCYSRQSVNEEPFLRVGDQDMTAHVDFTSLAFTGEEYGLRTTGFTNQLSFLMGLGVERMIEELEPDSPTFKAAVHLLRPNGMGTTFKVLVQHKGIVSPELDGLKYKPFFGSALTAQSAA, encoded by the coding sequence GTGAGCGCAGGGCATCCAGAACTCATCGCCGCCATTGCTGCTGAAATTACTGCCTCAGGACCGATTCCGTTCGCTCGGTTCATGGAGTTAGCCCTCTATCATCCGCAGTTCGGCTACTACATGCGCGCACCGGAACATATGGTTGAACGGATCGGTTGGCGTGGCGATTTCTATACGAGTTCGGACGTCCATCCCATTCTTGGACAAGCCCTCGCAAAACAAGCTGAACAGATAGACCAGCTGCTTGGGCAACCTGACCCATTTATTGTCGTCGAAATGGGACCCGGCAAAGGGTTGCTGGCAAGACACCTTCTATCCGCCTGCCAGAAGCACTTCGGATCATTGTTCGAGCGACTTCACTATGTTTTGATCGAACGAAGCCCGGCTATGCAGGCTTTACAACGCGAGAATGTAGCTCGTTGGCTCGATTGCCCGAACCGCCTCATCTGGGTGAACGATCTTGAGGAGGTGGCCCCGGAGGGGTTGAACGGTCTCATCCTAAGCAATGAGCTCCTCGATTCATTTCCTGTTCACCGTATTCAAGTCACAGCCAATGGGACTGAAGAGTTGTGGGTGGACTATCAAAGCGGACGATTCGTCGAATGTTTGCGGCCCCTGTCGTCCGAAGCATTGTCCAAGCACGTGTGCCGAATACGCGCCGATTGGCCGGAGGGCTATCGAACCGAAATCAATGTCCACGCGTTGAGTTGGATGCAGCAGGTGGCTCGACTCATCAATCGAGGAGTCGTGCTCACGATCGATTACGGCCACACTGCCCAAGATCTCTATCGACCTGACCGGAAAGCCGGCACATTCCTCTGCTATTCACGCCAATCCGTCAACGAGGAGCCGTTCCTGCGCGTGGGGGATCAGGACATGACCGCTCATGTAGATTTTACGAGCCTGGCTTTTACCGGAGAAGAATATGGTCTCCGCACGACCGGCTTCACCAATCAACTGAGTTTTCTGATGGGGCTCGGCGTCGAACGCATGATAGAGGAGCTGGAACCAGACAGCCCTACGTTCAAAGCCGCCGTTCACTTGCTCAGGCCAAACGGTATGGGGACCACCTTCAAGGTCCTTGTTCAACACAAGGGAATTGTGAGTCCCGAACTGGATGGCTTAAAGTACAAACCGTTTTTTGGCTCGGCCCTCACAGCGCAATCCGCTGCATGA
- a CDS encoding NADH-quinone oxidoreductase subunit A, translating into MGSPTAPESYVPILIFIGVAIALGTVTLLLGSFVRPHQPYRAKLAPYESGSPLFQDARVQFPIRYYIIAMLFVIFDIEIVFMFPWAVAFNSLGIVGLVEMTVFIAILVVGFWYAWKKGALEWD; encoded by the coding sequence ATGGGTAGTCCCACTGCTCCAGAGAGCTATGTCCCGATCCTCATCTTCATTGGTGTCGCTATTGCGCTAGGGACCGTCACGCTTCTGCTTGGCAGCTTTGTGCGTCCTCACCAGCCCTATCGAGCCAAGTTAGCGCCGTATGAAAGCGGAAGTCCGCTGTTTCAGGACGCTCGGGTGCAGTTTCCGATCCGGTATTACATCATTGCCATGCTCTTCGTGATTTTTGATATCGAGATCGTCTTTATGTTCCCATGGGCCGTCGCCTTCAACAGTCTCGGAATTGTGGGACTCGTGGAGATGACCGTCTTCATCGCCATTCTGGTAGTAGGGTTTTGGTATGCCTGGAAAAAGGGAGCGCTCGAATGGGATTGA
- a CDS encoding hypothetical protein (conserved protein of unknown function) yields MKQSNKSILLGVLLASALLVTGGSLAWGMGSRVPAVGTTAEDFRLPDLTGKQQSLSQYRGKVVLVNFWATWCKPCTTEMPAMQTTYDSLRDKGFVVLAINELEDEAKVREHITQYGHTFPVLLDHDNKVANQFGVFGLPVSVFIDEKGVVREYIKGGLLTEQVILDTVARIQKPEPIKAASIQ; encoded by the coding sequence ATGAAACAGAGTAACAAGAGCATTCTATTAGGGGTGCTGCTTGCGAGCGCGCTACTTGTGACCGGCGGAAGTTTGGCATGGGGTATGGGCTCACGAGTGCCCGCAGTGGGCACGACCGCTGAGGATTTTCGCCTCCCCGATCTCACGGGCAAGCAGCAGAGCCTAAGTCAATATCGCGGCAAAGTTGTGCTGGTGAATTTTTGGGCAACCTGGTGCAAACCCTGCACAACGGAAATGCCGGCGATGCAGACGACGTATGACAGTCTCCGTGACAAGGGATTCGTCGTATTAGCCATCAACGAGTTGGAAGACGAGGCGAAGGTACGAGAGCACATTACACAGTACGGTCACACCTTTCCGGTGCTCTTGGACCATGACAACAAAGTGGCGAATCAGTTCGGAGTCTTTGGCTTACCGGTCAGCGTATTTATTGATGAAAAAGGGGTGGTCAGGGAATACATCAAGGGCGGGCTTCTGACCGAGCAGGTCATTCTTGACACCGTGGCACGTATCCAAAAACCAGAGCCAATCAAGGCGGCGTCGATTCAATAG
- a CDS encoding hypothetical protein (conserved exported protein of unknown function) encodes MLTKTRQHVSRMLTGCCAVLWLTGLLPVGQANLTAQGVAAHCPQGQTHNGQHNHNHCAWHCGGFDVHGGSGGGENSADGEVSFVWSLGSIPVQDAILDSQFPPRGPPQMDFEIA; translated from the coding sequence ATGTTAACGAAAACGCGACAACACGTTTCTCGAATGCTGACCGGCTGCTGCGCCGTGCTCTGGCTCACAGGATTGTTGCCGGTCGGACAAGCGAATCTGACGGCACAAGGGGTGGCCGCGCACTGTCCGCAGGGACAGACGCACAACGGTCAGCATAACCACAATCATTGTGCATGGCACTGTGGAGGGTTCGATGTCCACGGTGGTAGCGGAGGAGGCGAAAATTCTGCTGACGGTGAGGTGAGCTTCGTATGGAGTCTCGGCTCCATTCCCGTACAGGACGCCATTCTAGATAGCCAATTCCCACCCCGTGGCCCACCGCAGATGGATTTTGAAATTGCATAG